Sequence from the Chlamydiales bacterium genome:
CTTTTTTGCATTTACTTTTCTTGCAAAAGATATGGCCTCCTCTAAATTAAAGTGAATAAAAGATGCGCTTTCTCGAAGAGCACTTACAACCAGGATTTCAACGCCATAAAGGTCTTCAAAAATCGATTCAGAATATTTTTGGATATCCGTAACATAGGCAAAATTCCCTATTCTAATTCCATTTACAGGCATATTTCCTTGTAAATAACTAAAATAAGTAATAGGAAGCCCAAAAAGCTCTACTATACCACGATCTTTTTCTAAGGCCTGAAAAGCCAAGCTGGCAGATCCATTATCTTTTGAATTCTTCTCTTTGAATAAATAATAGTACCTAATTTTTATCTCTTCATAACTTTGAGCTGATAAAATGCAAGGCAGTGCTCTCTTCTGTCTAAATGTATAAATACGAAGTTCATCAATTCCTGCAATATGATCAAAATGTGTGTGCGTTAAAATCATCGCATCTAATTTCTCTATACCATATTTAAGGGCCTGTATTCTAAAATCAGGGCCTGAGTCTATCAAAATGTGCT
This genomic interval carries:
- a CDS encoding MBL fold metallo-hydrolase codes for the protein MQGTFTLLGTGASTGVPVIGCNCKVCTSTSEFNKRLRTSALLEVQGKHILIDSGPDFRIQALKYGIEKLDAMILTHTHFDHIAGIDELRIYTFRQKRALPCILSAQSYEEIKIRYYYLFKEKNSKDNGSASLAFQALEKDRGIVELFGLPITYFSYLQGNMPVNGIRIGNFAYVTDIQKYSESIFEDLYGVEILVVSALRESASFIHFNLEEAISFARKVNAKKVYLTHLSHELDYKDVSSKLPPGVHLGFDGLKIHFTLD